From a region of the Flavobacterium sediminilitoris genome:
- a CDS encoding MvdC/MvdD family ATP grasp protein produces the protein MKKVLIITHTRDNECITVISNKIKEMGGYPIRFNVDEYPTKYSLSSCYEDKQWKVFLDYEGHRESIHDIEALWYRRSHHLAQGLNSILEGEYLSSVHGEVRVTLYGMLESLNCFQIGKYSSYRRLDSKEEQMKIASSLGLLVPETCITNSPEEAKRFVKAHPNGAIAKMQSSFAIYQDGLENVVFTNIIKEEDLESIDTLQYCPMQFQEKLEKAVELRITIVGDEVFAFAVDSQKLSNAKVDWRREGTTLLNDWVPYELPSDIENKLLELMDVYQINYGAIDIIVTPDGQHYFLEINSAGEFYWLDLLVDGAITTQLSKVLLGEKPRRYKPVLETAVY, from the coding sequence ATGAAAAAAGTATTGATTATTACCCATACTAGGGATAATGAATGCATAACCGTTATTTCTAATAAGATTAAAGAGATGGGAGGATATCCTATTCGCTTTAATGTAGACGAGTATCCTACTAAATATTCATTAAGTTCTTGTTATGAGGATAAACAATGGAAAGTTTTTTTAGATTATGAAGGACATAGAGAATCTATACATGATATTGAAGCTTTGTGGTATAGAAGAAGTCATCATTTAGCTCAAGGATTAAACTCTATTCTTGAAGGAGAATATTTAAGTAGTGTTCATGGGGAAGTTCGGGTTACGTTGTATGGTATGCTAGAAAGCTTGAATTGTTTCCAAATAGGAAAATATAGCTCTTATAGACGATTAGATAGTAAAGAAGAACAAATGAAAATAGCTTCATCTTTAGGTCTGCTTGTTCCTGAAACATGTATAACAAATAGTCCAGAAGAAGCTAAAAGATTTGTGAAAGCACATCCAAATGGAGCTATTGCTAAGATGCAAAGTTCTTTTGCTATTTATCAAGATGGTTTAGAGAATGTTGTTTTTACAAATATAATTAAAGAAGAAGATTTAGAATCAATAGATACTCTTCAATATTGTCCAATGCAATTTCAGGAGAAATTAGAAAAAGCAGTTGAGTTAAGAATTACTATTGTAGGAGATGAAGTTTTTGCCTTTGCAGTAGACTCTCAAAAATTATCAAATGCAAAAGTAGATTGGAGAAGAGAAGGAACTACATTGTTGAATGATTGGGTTCCTTATGAATTACCATCAGATATTGAAAATAAATTGTTAGAGTTGATGGATGTTTATCAAATAAATTACGGTGCGATAGATATTATTGTAACGCCTGATGGTCAACATTATTTCTTAGAGATTAATTCAGCAGGTGAGTTTTATTGGCTAGATTTATTAGTTGATGGAGCTATAACAACTCAGTTAAGTAAGGTGTTGTTAGGAGAGAAGCCTAGACGTTATAAGCCAGTTTTAGAAACGGCTGTTTATTAA
- a CDS encoding MvdC/MvdD family ATP grasp protein, which yields MILCISHSKDYYTIDIVIKRLKELGESVYRLNSDDFSSKLSMSYRNTSGKPVLEIIDGTNRFTSDSIEAVWYRKLWGITIPEDLDKTYQSIYLQEYNTMRRLFFESLKDKVWINPIDIDHSIGENKFEQLRLAQKAGLTIPESVFTNNEEVVKHFFYDVCDKQVIAKLHGSLSRSMKGNTSFFPTTLLVEDHLQQLKNSLEYCPMIFQKKIEKQYELRIIYIDGDFFVGKINATLSETGKIDWRATKEKNVGWDVYELPKNVCSSITEMMKSMGLFFGAIDMIRQKDGQYVFLEVNPQGEWGMLQRDLGYPIGETIAEKLVNRKNNRNT from the coding sequence ATGATTTTATGTATAAGTCATAGTAAAGATTACTATACAATTGATATTGTAATAAAACGATTAAAAGAATTAGGTGAAAGTGTTTACAGATTAAACTCAGATGATTTTTCTAGTAAATTGTCGATGTCTTATAGAAACACATCAGGTAAGCCAGTATTAGAAATAATTGATGGGACAAATCGTTTTACTTCAGATTCTATTGAAGCGGTTTGGTATAGAAAATTGTGGGGAATTACTATTCCTGAAGATTTAGATAAAACATATCAATCAATATATCTACAGGAATATAATACTATGAGAAGATTGTTTTTTGAATCTTTAAAAGATAAAGTTTGGATTAATCCAATAGATATAGACCATAGTATAGGTGAAAATAAATTTGAGCAATTAAGATTAGCTCAAAAAGCAGGACTTACTATTCCAGAAAGTGTTTTTACTAACAATGAGGAGGTAGTTAAGCATTTTTTTTATGATGTATGTGATAAGCAAGTTATTGCTAAATTACATGGTTCATTGTCTAGAAGTATGAAAGGAAATACTTCTTTTTTTCCAACAACACTTCTTGTTGAAGATCATTTGCAACAATTAAAAAATAGTTTAGAATATTGTCCAATGATTTTCCAAAAAAAGATTGAAAAACAATATGAATTAAGAATAATTTATATTGATGGTGATTTTTTTGTGGGTAAAATAAATGCAACATTGTCGGAAACAGGTAAGATAGATTGGCGAGCAACAAAAGAAAAAAATGTAGGTTGGGATGTTTATGAGCTACCAAAAAATGTTTGCTCTTCAATTACTGAGATGATGAAAAGCATGGGATTGTTTTTTGGAGCAATAGATATGATTAGACAAAAAGATGGACAATATGTTTTTTTAGAAGTAAATCCACAAGGAGAATGGGGAATGCTTCAAAGAGACTTAGGTTATCCTATAGGTGAAACAATTGCCGAAAAACTAGTGAATAGAAAAAATAATAGAAATACATAA
- a CDS encoding microviridin/marinostatin family tricyclic proteinase inhibitor, whose translation MKNQNLKKPFFANFLESQLTKEESNEVQGGAKVTSILEDVAHTLKYPSDSDDDTTTPLSDQVHTMKHPSDSDDGGPVDLL comes from the coding sequence ATGAAGAATCAAAATTTGAAAAAGCCATTTTTCGCAAATTTTTTAGAAAGCCAATTGACTAAAGAAGAGTCAAATGAAGTACAAGGTGGAGCAAAAGTTACTTCTATTTTAGAAGATGTAGCTCATACTTTAAAATATCCTTCAGATTCTGATGATGATACTACTACTCCATTATCAGACCAAGTTCATACAATGAAGCACCCTTCAGATTCTGATGATGGTGGACCAGTTGATTTACTTTAA
- a CDS encoding peptidylprolyl isomerase, producing MQDGIYAKFNTPKGSILVKLTHDKTPGTVGNFVGLAEGQLENKAKSMGTPYYNGLKFHRVIPDFMIQGGCPLGTGTGDAGYKFDDEFHPELKHDRPGVLSMANAGPGTNGSQFFITHVETGWLDGKHTVFGHVVEGQDVVDAVAQNDVIESIEIVRVGDEAKNWNAIEAFRTFEGSREKRLADQKRLAEEALEKLAAGFQKTESGLRYQIIQKGNGTQAEKGKKVSVHYQGALENGQVFDSSYKRKQPIDFQLGVGQVIEGWDEGIALLKVGDKARFVIPSYLGYGSRGAGGVIPPDATLVFDVELMDVK from the coding sequence ATGCAAGACGGAATTTACGCAAAGTTTAATACTCCAAAAGGGAGTATTTTAGTAAAGCTAACACATGATAAAACCCCAGGAACTGTAGGTAATTTTGTAGGACTAGCAGAAGGACAGTTAGAGAATAAAGCAAAATCAATGGGAACACCATATTACAACGGATTGAAATTTCACCGTGTAATTCCTGATTTTATGATTCAAGGAGGTTGTCCATTAGGAACAGGAACAGGAGATGCAGGGTATAAATTTGATGATGAGTTTCATCCAGAATTAAAGCACGATAGACCAGGTGTGTTGTCAATGGCAAATGCAGGTCCTGGTACAAATGGATCTCAATTTTTTATTACACACGTTGAAACAGGATGGTTAGATGGTAAACATACTGTTTTTGGACATGTTGTTGAAGGACAAGATGTAGTTGATGCTGTTGCTCAAAATGATGTGATTGAATCTATAGAGATTGTTAGAGTTGGTGATGAAGCTAAAAACTGGAATGCAATTGAAGCATTTAGAACTTTTGAAGGATCTAGAGAAAAAAGGTTGGCTGATCAAAAAAGGTTGGCTGAAGAAGCATTAGAGAAATTAGCAGCAGGTTTTCAAAAAACTGAAAGTGGATTACGTTATCAAATTATTCAAAAAGGAAATGGTACTCAAGCAGAGAAAGGAAAAAAAGTATCTGTTCACTATCAAGGTGCATTAGAAAATGGACAAGTTTTTGATTCTTCATATAAAAGAAAACAACCTATTGATTTTCAATTAGGAGTTGGACAAGTTATTGAAGGTTGGGACGAAGGTATTGCTTTGTTAAAAGTAGGAGATAAAGCACGTTTTGTTATTCCATCATATTTAGGATATGGTTCACGTGGAGCAGGAGGAGTTATTCCACCAGATGCAACTTTAGTGTTTGATGTTGAATTAATGGATGTAAAATAA
- a CDS encoding 3-ketoacyl-ACP reductase, whose translation MGKLKGKKAIITGGSRGLGKATAIAFAKEGIDVAITGRHEQTLLETVSELKALGVNATYAIFDVSNYEEVKNGIKKIISVLGSVDILVNNAGIAAFGSFNDMEVSKWNEIIQTNVMGMYYVTKEVLPFLIEKNQGDIINISSTAGLSGNPNTSAYSASKFAVIGMSESLMKEVRKNNIRVCTLTPSTIASDMSIELGIASKDSTETVLQPDDFAELIVTSLQLPRRAMLKSASLWSTNP comes from the coding sequence ATGGGAAAATTAAAAGGAAAAAAAGCAATTATAACTGGAGGAAGTAGAGGCTTAGGAAAAGCAACTGCTATTGCTTTTGCAAAAGAAGGGATAGATGTTGCCATCACAGGACGACATGAACAAACATTATTAGAAACTGTTTCAGAATTAAAAGCTCTAGGTGTAAATGCAACCTATGCAATATTTGATGTAAGTAATTATGAAGAGGTTAAAAATGGAATTAAAAAAATTATTAGCGTTCTTGGTTCTGTAGATATTCTAGTTAATAATGCAGGAATTGCCGCTTTTGGATCATTTAATGACATGGAAGTAAGTAAATGGAACGAAATCATACAGACTAATGTTATGGGAATGTATTATGTAACCAAAGAAGTACTTCCTTTTTTAATTGAAAAAAACCAAGGAGACATTATTAATATTTCTTCAACTGCTGGTTTAAGTGGAAACCCTAACACATCTGCTTATTCTGCTTCAAAATTTGCAGTTATAGGCATGTCTGAATCATTAATGAAAGAAGTACGCAAAAATAACATTAGAGTTTGCACATTAACACCAAGTACTATTGCTTCAGATATGTCAATTGAACTAGGAATTGCGAGTAAAGATTCTACAGAGACTGTTTTACAACCTGACGATTTTGCTGAACTAATTGTAACAAGTTTACAATTACCTAGAAGAGCCATGTTAAAAAGCGCATCATTATGGTCAACTAATCCATAG
- a CDS encoding class I SAM-dependent methyltransferase, with amino-acid sequence MKVENYIEINKKTWNNKVPFHIDSQFYDMENFLKGKNSLPEIDITLLENIKGKNILHLQCHFGQDSLSLTRLGAKVTGIDLSDKAIEKARELNNQLRLDASFICCDVYETLKHLKEKFDIVYTSYGTIGWLPDLDKWAEVISGALKPNGKFVFVEFHPVLWMFDDNFTKIQYHYHNEQPIIEEYTGTYANKKAEITTNYIGWNHSLSEVFQALLKNGLQIEHFNEYDYSNYDCFNETVEFEPRKFRIKHLENRIPMMYSLKCSKK; translated from the coding sequence ATGAAAGTTGAAAATTACATTGAAATCAATAAAAAAACATGGAATAATAAAGTTCCTTTTCATATTGATTCTCAATTTTACGATATGGAAAATTTTCTAAAAGGTAAAAACTCTCTTCCAGAAATAGACATAACACTACTTGAAAATATCAAAGGAAAAAATATTTTGCATTTACAATGCCATTTTGGTCAAGATTCTCTTTCTTTAACTAGACTAGGAGCCAAAGTTACAGGAATAGATTTATCAGACAAAGCTATTGAAAAAGCAAGAGAATTAAATAACCAATTAAGATTAGATGCTTCTTTTATTTGTTGTGATGTTTATGAAACTTTAAAACATTTAAAAGAGAAATTTGATATCGTTTATACCAGTTATGGAACAATTGGTTGGCTACCTGATTTAGATAAATGGGCAGAAGTTATTTCTGGAGCTTTGAAACCCAATGGAAAATTTGTTTTTGTAGAATTTCATCCCGTTTTGTGGATGTTTGATGACAATTTTACCAAAATTCAGTACCATTATCACAATGAGCAACCTATAATTGAAGAATACACTGGAACATATGCCAACAAAAAAGCTGAAATTACCACCAATTATATAGGTTGGAATCATTCTCTTTCAGAAGTATTTCAAGCCTTATTAAAAAATGGTTTACAAATAGAACATTTTAATGAATATGATTATTCCAATTACGATTGTTTCAACGAAACAGTTGAGTTTGAACCTAGAAAATTCAGAATAAAACATTTAGAAAATAGAATCCCAATGATGTATAGTTTAAAATGCTCTAAAAAATAA